The DNA segment ACATTCCGATTGCAACGTATACCGTATAGAGATGTGTGTGCACGTGACGGCAACACGCCTATTTCCTAGGAAGTGTGATTGGTTAAAATCTTTTCGACGttggttaaaaattaattgtttgaaaCAACCAGGATGTAGCGGCGATGATACTCACTGCCGCTTTGAACTATGTGGGCAACGCACATACCTAAAGTTGTAATGACTAAGTGTAAAGAAACGTTTGTTTATGAAGCAATTTTTCACTGCAGTAACTTCATGATCGCAACAGTTGTAATGGCAAGCTCTACGAGAAAATCGACTAAACTTGTATCttaattaaatttatgaattatATCATCCAAAGTACATGGACTCTTTTAAACTTAATGCTTTATAGAAAAAACGAAGGATCAaccaattaatttttatcaaagaCGAGTGTCTTTGAATAAGTTCGAATAAAACTCGATCAGCTTATTCCATCAATGCCAACAACTCGCAATAGATTGGGACTGCATAAATGTTATTCTTCATACGATATTGCAATTCAAttgttttaacaataacatgaCGCTATGTGTTGGTTAATTCACAATGCGACATGCGTCAAGAAGTATAAATCTTCATGATAGAGTCGCATATCTTGCAACTGGTACCAACTTGGTGAAAGCTTGTTCACCAAATATTTTGAAGGTTTACCACGAAGGTTTACTGAATATGATgcataaatttataatttagGTCATAGGATAAATCATACTAAGCTCAATTCGGAAGTAAATAgtagcatttaaaaaaaaattacattataAGAGAACATATAAGTCGTTGCTATATGATGATGACTCCTATTTCTGTTAGAATGAAAATGTAATCTATGGAAAATCCTAATTGCATATGCCAATatgaaaaacagaaaaagtaGCTGTATGTGAGAAATTGATCAGACGTCTTCCTGGTGAAGGGTCTTGTAATTTTTGGTCATATCTTTAGAAATGTTGAAGCCAGCATGTTTTGCCCCGATGTAAGCAGCACCAAAGGCACTGCTCTTAGTAAGTTCAACCAATGTGAAGCGATGTAACTTGTCCTTTACCCCGCTTTTCAATCGAGTAACAAAAGCTGGAAACATTCAAGCAAGTACTTAAGTGTTTGTGCAATAGTAAGTAACATTGATGTATCAAACAATTAATGGCTGGTAAAGATAAAAGGCTGCATTATACAGGAAAAAGCAAATGCTTACCATTCTTCAATAATGTCCAGCTTTTCCAAACGGAACCAACACAAACAATTTCTATTCCGTATTCATCAGTAAACATACCCTGTATAAGACAGTAGTTCACAATGATCAAACAGATATCAGCAAAATAGCAACACAGGCTCGTTAAGTGAATATTAAAAAGTAAACACTTTAAAACCATAAAAATAATTGGATTAAGCACTCATGGTTGTACAGTGATTAGGTAAGAAAAACTTTACTTCGGCTCTAAGCCTTAATGAGATATTGCATgatattgttgaaattaccTTGCTAGTTCTAGGAAGCAATGCCAAGACATGATCCGCTAAAACTTTACCTGCATCTTCAAATACGCTTTTAACAAGAGGATCATTCAAACCTATACAATGTTTCAAACAATAAGACAGAATTTTAAGGCAACTTTTATCAAAAGTTTTGAAAGGCATTTACCTTCCGATTTCGGTATTGAGTATAGGCTCAATAGTGTGTGATTATaacaagttgattttatttttaaatacctCAGTAGCAAATACCAATTACAATACCTTCAGTAGCAAGAACTTTACAAAATCCagcaaaaaatgattttttgaaGTTGGTGTACAGGCTGTCTAAGAGACCATATCGATCATTAATCTgtagaaaaacaaaatcaaaacactCCGGGCAACTGAAACCCAAAGTTTCATCTGAACAGAATAACATTAACTTCTCACGTTGAAGTACTTGAACATGGCACTCCGGACAAATGTTGGATCATGAGGAGCAGGCTTCATGTTATCGTCGTGAtcaaacacaaattttattgCCCGATGTGCAATCCAGTAAGCTCCACCTTCATCTCCCATCATATGGCCCCAACCTCCACATCGAAATACTGACTCATCCTTGTTTACAAGCTGGCAGTTCGTGCCAGTACCCGATATTAGGACCATACCACcttacaacaaacaaaataaagcgAAAACTTGTTAACTTAAAGCCAACTATTAATTCATGTTATGTtatgtaaattttaagttatCTGAAGTTGATAACAAATTTAGTGAACAGTAACGGAGTCACATAAAcagaaatcataaaaatatttcataaattttgctttaaaaagtaaaaatagaTTCATGATGAAAATTAATAAGCCATAAAACGTCAACCAAAAATCGTTTACAGTTCGGATTAATTGAAGATTTATtcacgttccaaaaataatttgtcaaAAGCATGAGATGTTAAACTTTCACTACactaaaatatgttttagtagtttattttatattcattattattattcattatttgcatttttttattcattattttatattagtttattgcaaatattttaaccatcaatttttattcTGCTTTCGAGAATCTGATAAAATACAGATGAAAGCTGTCTAATGATGTCCAATGGTGATAACCAATTACAACTAATTTTGGTGAAAAATCAACTTGAGCCTTCACATTGTTGAATCACTGCAAACAGACATCATCTTGCCCAAATCTAACACAAACTGCTTGTTACAATAAATGTAAATACGATTACAGAATATAAATGAAGCATTTTACAGTAAATGcatttggaaataaataccATTTTCACAGGCAGTCGCTATTGATCCAAACGTATCTGTCTGTATCAGAACGTTATCACTTATATGTGGATATTTTGAGGTAATCATATCAGTCATCTCtttatttttgtccttttgcTCTCCACCACTCAGGCATAAACCCTGTCATATATCATGtaaaaggtttaaaataaatcaatccAAAATGTATATACTTCTATAATTGGTGCTTACTTCAGTTAGTTTATTAGCTCTTTCGAACTTACAATTGATTTCAAAGGAGACTTTGGATCGATTCCTGCTTTGTTCTTTGCTGATTCTACCATTTGGTTAACCCGCTTGCATACTTCATCAACtcctatttgctttttttaaagaaacaaatacACAATCATTCTTagttgaaatacaaaaaaatcttcaGCCTATTAAAGTTTACAATAGTACAACACTTACCCAGACATTGGTACCCAAGCCATCACTTTCTCCCACTAAGTCTCCACTTTCATCCAGAATAACCGTGTGTGAGTGAGACGCGCCACTGCGTTTAATATAATAATTGATTAGACATAAAATATCAATATAATGCATATTATGTTTGCTGGAGCAATGTGTTTAATGTTGGAAATTAGCTTCAGACTGATTAAGTCATTCCCAATGCTGACCTTTGATTTAGGTTAACCGTTCAAATTTCTATGACTGTATGTATATTTTCACTTACCCTTCGACTCCTCCATAATAAGGCatgatttcacaaaaaaatattcctAAGTTGAACGCTGttttaaaacacaacaaaacagTTAGTAGTTAGCTTTTTATAAGTGTTGGAAACATTGGTACATACAGaacatttgtcaaaataattgCGCTCATAATATTAACCATACTTATAAACACcacttatattttaacttgataTGGTATCATACCTATACAGTGCAATACACCAATGGAAACAATATGATTGATCATACTGAAGTTAAATACAACATATATGTACATATATTAAGTAGACAAATTGTTGAAGAACCTGGTCTTGGATCCATATTACTTAAAACAGTCATGACATAGTCTTTGTGCTTAACAGGTATGGCAttgcaaattcaaaaaaggTGTTTTTACATTAACGGTAAACATTTCGCTAATCTCATTTTCAGCTGCTTGCTCAAATTTTTGGAGAATTAATTCTCCAGCATTTTTGACTAATAATCCACACGTTGAAATGTGGTCACACGTTCATTACCAACATTTTCTAATTGATCACGTTGTTAACTGATCAGCCTGGACAATTACAAGATTTGATGAACAAGCACCTCTACAAGAATCAACAacacttaaaaatttatttttctttatttctttcaGTTAAAACCAGCTTGCCAAATCTCAACGCAATGACAGAACCAAAACCACGCTATGCTCCAGTTACAATTACCACTTATTTTTTTACTCATGTATTGCTTTTCAGATTTATATCTTATACCACAACTCTAATGTAAAGCAGAAATGACAAAAAAGTCacttaaaaaaaatgaaacgcTTTAAACTCAGCTGCTTTCAAATTGACATgcgaaataaaaatattgaaaatgacATGAAAGTTATTGAACCAgtttaatttgcaaaatttgaatCAAGTTGATCTCGAAGAACTTTTAATATTGTAAACTGAAAACATCTGGTACACATGCTATAGCACTTAAATAACAGTAGGTTACCGCTAAAGTAGATTAATTCAATTAATTAACCTACACAAAATGTGTAAGAATTTGCTTTTATGATACACTGCCTATTATAGCGCAATTTATTCACTGCCCAACATAAGCTACCGAAGAACCTAATACCATAATTTAAGCCAATTTTTGCCGTGCATATCGTGCATAAGTAGCATAACTATATAGTTTAGCATTTGTCCCAACATTTGAATTCTTCCTTAGTAAGACATGTTTTCTACCACATTCAGCACTAAAATAAACACCttttaacaaacttttaatattgtaaaaaatgaaacttGAAAATGAATGTTATGATTTTGAAGGATATTAACAATGATATACTGCAATCTAAAAATTGCTTATTACTACACTAGAACACACCAATAACTAGCTGCACAATACATGATATGAGACTAATACACGCACCATTAGtctgtaaattttaaatgaattgacatgaaaattaaattgaattggCTGAAAATTTAACTCTGGTGCAACAAGCACATAATAACTGATCAAGTTTATACAATAACATACATGATGATTTATATGATAACATACATGTAAAACAATTAGTTTCTTCATTGAATAAATTATACTTATCTACTAACTAGACACTTTAGTAATAACCAAATTACGAGAATGCAACGCTTCAAACAGGAGCATGAAAATGAGCAGCTAACCACCTATAACCAAACAAACTAGGTACTTAAAACTGATGCACCTCCATCCACATTCAGAAATTGGCCTGTAGT comes from the Clavelina lepadiformis chromosome 5, kaClaLepa1.1, whole genome shotgun sequence genome and includes:
- the LOC143460466 gene encoding N-acetyl-D-glucosamine kinase-like, which produces MPYYGGVEGGASHSHTVILDESGDLVGESDGLGTNVWQIGVDEVCKRVNQMVESAKNKAGIDPKSPLKSIGLCLSGGEQKDKNKEMTDMITSKYPHISDNVLIQTDTFGSIATACENGGMVLISGTGTNCQLVNKDESVFRCGGWGHMMGDEGGAYWIAHRAIKFVFDHDDNMKPAPHDPTFVRSAMFKYFNINDRYGLLDSLYTNFKKSFFAGFCKVLATEGLNDPLVKSVFEDAGKVLADHVLALLPRTSKGMFTDEYGIEIVCVGSVWKSWTLLKNAFVTRLKSGVKDKLHRFTLVELTKSSAFGAAYIGAKHAGFNISKDMTKNYKTLHQEDV